The Pithys albifrons albifrons isolate INPA30051 chromosome 6, PitAlb_v1, whole genome shotgun sequence region GATATCCTGTAACTTAAAGGAGGAGTCCAGACTTGGATTCAGAGAGAGTTAGTGAAGTCCTCTGTAGTTACTGCTTGCTGGATGTGACGGATACACTTGATCTCTTAACCAAAGCAACAGTGTTTTGGTACTGGCTTCAAAGCAGGTAAAGGCCTGAGCCCTATCTGGGCCAAGAACTCCTCTAGGAAATGCACAGAAAGGCCACTGAGCATCAGTGCACAGGAACTTGGGACACCTATCATGCAGTTAAGTAGCACCTGGCTTTTCCAAGACTCATTTATCAAGAACAAAGAGAGTTGTGGATACAGTGAGGGTCAGGCATACCTTTCCTGTTGTATGCAGTTTTACTACAAGGCAACCACTTTATTCCATGAGTATGGCAGCCTAAGTGAGCCTTCTCTGAGCAACCCCTACTAGGCAGAGTGACTGCATGGTGACCATCTCCCCTTGAGCTGTGTCACCTCTCAAGTGTGCTCCTCCAGGCAGAGACCTTTCACCATCAGTACACCTTTGGATGAGCCCATTTGGAGCTGAGCCCAAACTGCAACTGGACTGCAcactgggtcactctgcccttAAGCAGGGATGCCTCTCAAGGTTTGAGATTCCTTACCTGAACTAAGAGAGCTTTCTTTACCCAGGCAGAGAGACCCTTGCTTGCAACAGATCCTCAGTAAGTGATGGCACACTGAATTAATACTGAGGAAACATTACTAATCCATGTAGCTACtcaataataattattataaacTTTGTATAGATAATTCCATTAGACATAAATCATTGTCCAAGTCTGAGACTAAGACTGGACCTAGCCACGTGTGGGCCCTTAAGAAGTTTAGAAAGCTAGGGGGTCTGTCCTGAACCTCATGAGTCAGCAGGAGGGTCTTCCTTACCCTTTGTGTTTCTGGTCCTGTGGGAATCATTCTAACTCAATTTTCCTTTGTAAGTTTCTTCTGCGTGGTAAGTAAGAGTGAACCTTGCCATCGAACTTTACAAAGTCATACTTTTATGACACCATGTTAAAATGGCTTTTGCTAATACCTTTGATGGTAATTCTTTAGGCACTGTAAATCACTCATCTGTGACACTGGAGCATCCCCCACTCCCATCCAAACACTGCAGTCACTACATGTCTTCTGTAAAACAAAGTGCTAGAGGACCCAAGTGCTACATTCCACTGTGCCAAGCTACTAAACTCTTTCACCCTGTTGTTGGAAAGAAGTTAGCATTGTAAGTCTCCTGGTTCCACAGACAGGAGATACTTTCTTCCTGCAAAGAGCTCTCAGTGACATTTGCCTCAAACCATTCAATTTCTGCACAGCCAATTTCCAGACCTTTCTTAAATCCACTTTCCCCATCCACGGTGCTCAAAAAGCCAAGCAGAAAAACACTCCGCTTGCCTCTGGGACTTGCCTTGCAGCCGCCTCGCCAGCTCCCGGGTGAAGAGCACATTGGCCAATTTGCTGTGACAGTAGGCCAGGCCACGATTGTAGCTCTTCTCACCGTGGAGGTCGTGGAAGCGGATTCGGCCTCCATGATGAGCCAGCGAGGACACGTTCACGATGCGGGCTGGGGCAGACTGCTTCAGACGCTCCAGCAACAGGAAAGTCAAGAGAAAATGACCTACAGGTGAGACAAAAGGTCATCCTTATATGAATGGTTCCCCTGCTTGCTTATGTGTCTCACTGCTGTCCTCATTTCAAGtccaggaaaaagaaaccccCCTTCAATTAATCACTAAACTTTCTTGGGGCCTTGCAAGTTTTTCTCTTCATCTTCAGAAAGCTGGAGGTGTCATCCATTTCAAAATGTCCCAAGTAACAAGTACAGATACTTAAACTGGATCCATGAAAAGCAAATACACTGCATTGCATCTCCAGAACTCTTAACTCTGGCCTTCCATCCTCACCTAGGAAGGAAggatgagaaagagaaaatctaAAAGCAGGATTTTCCTTTGGCATTTTGGTGTTGGAAGACAATGCTCTTTtaggtccttcccaacccaaaccattctatgattctacattGAGTGCTAACATGATTCCACTGGCCTTACCAAGATGATTGACTCCCAGATGCATCTCAAAGCCATCAGCAGTCTTGGAATAAGGACATAACATTACCCCAGCATTATTAATGAGAATATGGagttccttctcctctgcaagAAACAACAGACATCCTTAAACAGGGAAACAGAGAATGAAGACAGACAAGAAGGTAGCACAAGTCAGTCAAAAAACCTCTTGCTGTCTGAGTTGCAGCCACATCGCCATAAAAAAGGGTAAGTCTTCTACCACAAACTATCTTGTGGCCCCTGACCTGCCTCTGCTGTGAATCACAGTACCCAACATGGTACAGAGATACACAGGGCAGGGATTTGGTAAAATATTCTCACTGAAAAGAAGGATCTAGAGACTGTACCTCCTAGAAATTCCTCAGCAAATTCCCGAATGGACTTTGTATCAGCCAGGTCCAGCTTTTTCACAATGACTTGCTGGTTCCCTGTCTCAGCTCTGATTTCACCGGCTGCAGcttctgcctttgctgtgtCTCTGCAAGCAATAATCACCCTTGCACCTgcaaggaggggaggggaaaacagCAAGAACAGAAACAGATCAGTGGAGCACAGTGGATGATCAAGGCTACAAGAAGCAGGCTGACTACACACAGTGATTACAACAATATATTGTTTCTTCGCAGAACTGGCTTTAGGCTTTAGTCAGGGGAGCAGGTGGAAAGGGCAGAGCATTTCCTACTATATTGTGAAGTACTATTTGGCCAAAGGATGCTTTCAGACCAAGAAAACACATATCTGAAGTGCCTCTGTCCAGGTTTTCCCAGGTCAGAAGTCTATACAACACTGCTATGATAGGGTTATAGCTGCCTCTATAATGGGAACATCAAGCCGGGGCGCCTAAAGGTACTTGGATACCAGTGTAGTTTCTAAACGGATTGTGAACAGGTCATTTAATCTTCTTACCAGTTACCCAAAACACCAAATTAGCTTGAAACATGAATAACTAAAGAAGACAGTAGGGGACCTACAGTATTTCCCAGCTCCATACAAGCAGGACCCAGTGATACTAGGAATTGCCCCAGTCCTCTCAAACCAGTTGCAGTGTAGAGCATTTCTATGTACCCAAGGCATATTTTTGGAGTTCAAGCAATGAAACCAGTTAAGGAACTGGCGACTTGCACTGCAGTGGTTACAGCCTCTCGAGGAGCAACACCTGGGCTCATCTGCAATAACTCAGGAACCCAATTCACTTCAATATAAGCATGAAACACTCCTCTCTTAGGTTCAGAAAAGGGACACACAGGCACGGCCGGTTCCAGCCGCACAGGAATGCCTACTGGTGAGGACTGTGACTTGCCTCTCCGTGCGAGGTCTCTGGCAGTCTCCTTCCCGATGCCTGTGTTTGCCCCTGTGATTATCACCACTTTCCCCTCCAGCTTTGCCGTCGACTTACACCGTCCTCCAGCGACATACCTCCTGCAAGAGGGGATGGCACGGGTCATCTCAGACCCCTTAGGGGGCTCGGGCCGGGGCTGAGCGTCCAAAGCCGCGGCGTTCGCCTTAACACTCGGGCTAACCGCTACGCCCTGGGCCCCGAACAGTTCACAGACATCGTCACCCGCAGCAGCCGGTCACGACCATGTCGTGACCGGGGCACCGGGAACGCGCCCCCAAATCCCCCGCGCCTTGCTGAgccaggccccgcccccggccccgccccgccgtgCGTCAAGTGGGGCCACGGCTCCCATTGGCTGCGGCCGCGCGCTCCGGAGTAGTTTGTCCAATGGGCTGCATCGCCGCGCCCTGAGGTGAACACGGGCCCCACCCCGCCCCCCCCGCTCCTGCCCGAGCGCCGCCGGTgccggggcagggacagagcccgGGACAGCGCCGGGACCCGCCAGCTTGGTCCGGGACCTGCCAGCTTGGTCCGGTCCCTGGAGCGCCACTGCTCCGGGCTGAGAGCCgccggggcagggacagagccgGGACCTGCCAGCTGGGTCCGGCCCCGGCAGCGCCACAGCTCCGGCCAAAGCGCGCCAGTGGCACCGGGGTGCGGGAAGCCTGAACGCCTCCCGAGCCCAGCGCGGGCTGGAGAGCGCGGTTCCCGCTGTGGCGCTCCCGCCACACGCACACACGGGCGGGCACACGGCCCCGAGACGCGGCTCCGCGCCCTCCGCTGCCCTGCGGGGCCCAGCCTATGCAAAGGGCCGGGGCCGCGCTCGGTAAGACGCACCTGATGTAGGGCGCTGCTACGAAAAGGAGGACGGGCACGGAGACGGCGGCGCCGAGCGCGGCTTCCCAGCAGTAGAGCATCCCTGCTGCCGATACCCGCGCTCTGCCGGCGCTGCGCTGCGGAgaccccgccccgcccgcgtCTGTTCGGGCCACGCCCGGGGCTGCTCGGGCCACGCCCCCTCCACTCGGGCCCCGCCTCCAGCGGCACACGGAGCAGTCGCGGCCGCGCCAGCTGATCCCGAGTCCTCCGGCGCCGGACACCCGGCGGGCCCCGCTCCCTGCCTCGGGAGTGCTCTGCCGGCAGTGCCTGCGGGCCCTGGGAGGCAGGCCGGCTTCACGCCACCAGCCCGCTGCTTCTCACCCCGGGCAGAGCGCGACTCCGACACGCCGGACATCTCGCAGCCGCCGCCGTGCTCGCGCCCCGCAGCCAACAAGCCGCGAAACGGCGACAGCGCGGCGGCGGCTGTGTGCGGTGGCGCTCGGAACACTCGTCCCCAACCCGCGGGGGGTTTGTGCCCCCGCCCCGGGCACGGCGCTCCCGTCCCCGGCCCAGTTgtcccgcccccggcccggcgctgGTGGCGGCGCACGAGCGCCCCCACGCGGCCCCGCAGTGCAGGTCCCGGCAGGCAGCGCGCGGCGCGGCCCCGGCGGCGGAACCGAGCGCGGTCATGGCGGGCCGGGGGGCCGCGTCCTCGGAGCACCTGGAGCGGCTGCACGACATCTTCCGCGGGCTGCACGGGCACCTGCGCGGCGTCCCCGAGCGGCTGCGGGGCAGCGCGGCGGGTGAGGCGGCGGGGGGCCGGGGAGAGGGCACGGGCGGGGCTGTCCCGGGAGCGGGGCCGTGTCAGCGCTGTGCGGGTGCTGCTCATCAGACAGACGTGTCTGTACCGGCGGCAGGGCCGAGTCCCTCCCAGACACCGCGTGCTGTGCGGGGGATTTGCCCTTGTGGGCGTTCGGACGGCGCTGCCGGGAGGGGCCGGGCCCTGCCCCGTCCGGCCCCGCCATGCCCGGGGTGGCCGCGGCCGGGCCGGCCGCTCTGCGGGTGTGTGGCTGCACCGCCCGGGGCGGCTCCTGCGCTGGCAGATCCCAACCCCACGGCCGCGCTGGGCTCACAGCGGCACCTCTGAGGCGATGTTACTATTTGGATATTTTTTCGTCCTGTTTCTGGTTGAGCTGGAGTTAAGCAGCCTGAAGAgactcaggggtgacctcatcagTCTGTACAACTCCCCGAAAGGGTGGCCAGGTGGGTTCGGCCCCTTCTCCCAGGTGACAAGCGGCAGGACAAGAGAACATGTcctgaagctgcaccagggcagggttagCTTGAACTTcagcaggaatttcttcacGGGAGTGACTAgatattggaatgggctgcccagggaggtgtttAAGACTGAACGTGGCACTTAGTTGACGTGATGGTGTTTGGTCACAgattggactcagtgatctcagaggtcttttccagcttaCTGGTTCTGTAACAACTGCAGTGCTTTGGGGAAGTTAGTTTTCCatctccccctcctttttttttctgtctaagTGTATGTATTTGGCtcatgtttaaaattaaaattaccaCAACTGCCTACAAGTATCTGTAGACTTATTGAAgaagttttgcattttaaatagcTGTTTTAAAGGTCTGGTTTGTGCACTACCTACccacaaaatagaaaaaaactgTCTGTCTAGACATACAAAGTGGTATTGGAAGCACAACCTGATTTTACAGGTATACTTTATACCACACCAGTGAGTAAAATGCTGTGGCAGAAGACAAGGCTTTGTGCTTCTAATTCAGCTCTTGATAGCTGGCAGCGCCCTGAGAACCTGGAAGGGAAGTGATCTGACAAGGAGAATTTTGCCAGTGTTACCGAATGGCTCTGGTTTAAACCCTTCCTATGAGAGAGACAATACCGGctgtcaggagctgctgcagctcagcgGGTGGGGGCTGTCATCCACATTCTGCAGTAGTCTTCATTATCAATTTTAGGTAAAATCATAAAAGTGGTTTGTTCAGAATATACCAGTCTATGCTAGGCTATGAAGAGCTGAATGTTCTGTTTCTTACCTGGCTTTCTGTTTAATAATGAGTTAAATTCAGGGTCACAGTGCTTGTCATCAGCATTTCCAGAAAGTTTGGTGCAAGAAAGGTGTTCAAACCCACAAATGACAGCTTTCAAAGCTGATTTAATTTCACCAGCGGCCAACAaggataaaaagaataaaagaggaaataccCTTTCTGACAGAAATCCTTACTTCCCTGTAGGAAGGGGAGGGGTCAGTTTATTGGTGAAGTAAAACTTTGTCAGGTCCTCCTCGAAACTGGGGTAGTCTTGAGCAATGAATTCTGAGCCATTGGCTTAAGTGGAGTATTTACAGGCAACAGATTTTGTAATGCTTTTTGttgtaatcttttttttccaactgaTTGCAAGTAATTGCAACCTGAATTATTAGACATGCTAAGGAATTTTAATATGACTGTTCTACTCTTTTTAAATGTATTCCTGCAAAAATCCTGATGATATTTTTTGGAAGTGTTTCTAAATGAGTTTTAAGACAACTCAGGAATTTTTCTGTCTGGTGGAGGCATTCCTGTCTCCTCATGTGTTTAGTTTGCCTCTTGTACTTACGGAAGGGAAGTATATCTTTAATTTTTGAGTTATCTGATCCTGAAGTATTCAGGAGGTGATAAAAGATATTGGAATACCCTTTTCAGGTGACTGACACACTCCAAAACTTGAGGGAAGACAGTCTGTAGTCCTTGGGATATATTTGAGGGTCACAGGTTTGGAAATGCTGTTTCACtatatataaacaaaattaaaaatttctaaCTCtagaaaatcttttttttctttccaaatttgTAAGAAGGCATTTTGAACAGCCTGGATCATTGCAAATACAGATGTTCTCCTCTACATTAATTCAGTTAGTTCTACTTTACAACTGGGTCTGTTTCTAACTGATTGGAAATAAATGGGTTAAACGTTGCTGTGGCAAAGGTACTTTTGCTGCATTTTAGGAGTTGTGCCCATGTGCTTTGAGTCACAGTTCAGTGTGGAGTGATGGGAACTGAACTGCCGAGTGTGTTCCAGCATTTCTGTACCCTGGACAGATCCAGTGGAATGCTTTCAAGCCACGTTGCCAGATTTATTGTTGGCTTATGGACAAAAAAGTCTCCAGCTGCTGCTACTTGGCACTTACCTAAAGCACTCAGTGATTCTGTGCCTTTTGGAAGCTGGTATTTCTTTGGCTGCATGTTGATGAGTGGAACATCTTCTTAATCTGTGCAGGGGACACGAAGCAGGGAGATGCCACTTTTCCAGTTCTGTGCCAGGTTTCCATAAGTTTGAGACAGCAGTGGGTTTAAGAGGGCACTGCTTAAATCAGATTAGTGAAATGAGCTGTACAAAACAAATCATTAACTTATGAAGGCTGTTTGCCTGCAGTTCATGTCCATGATTTCACTTGCAACCCAGCTACACAAACAAGGGCATCAGCACCACTGTACAGGGTGGCAAATCCCAGGAGAAGTTGAGGAGAGTGCATTTAGGAACTTCATATGTCAGCATTTCCTCCTGAATAAACTGGGATGCATTTCCTGGTACCAGCTGATGTCTTGATGTAGCTTAGTCTGTAATAATTCCACATGATAAGGGAAAGCATAATTTCTTCTCAGATGGTTTTTGTTTAGTCTTAAGTTCTCTACAGTTCAGATTCTGGGGCTTAATATGAATTTGAAGTGAGAAGGAAAGCCTACAGCTTATGCATGTTGTGTATGTGGCAGAAGATGTATAATGTTCTGATCACTTCcaattttttctgattttctgttgAGAGCTCAGTGGTTTAAAAGCTGCTTCTTTTGCAGAGGACTGTGTTTACCAAAAAGTATCATCAAGTAGAGTTTTTACTGCAACAATGTTTTTATAATGTTGTATTTAATTGTGTCTTTAATCAAATTAGAGGAGTTTTACCAAAAAGTCTACATTTTTTGCTACCCAAAACTTTATTCAAGACTGAATTACACTCTTCTGAGAGAGATGAGTTAGGCTAGGTGGATATTTATCAGAAATCTGATAAAATTTGGTTTCTCTTGCATTACTCTACAAGAATCCTCTGGTGTTCATCTTCAGTTCTTTGGCAAAAGCTTACAGAACTTGTGTTTTGGCTCCACTGAGATAAGGGAAGTTTCAGATTTATATTTCATTGATTGTGGATGTTAGAGAGCTATGATAGTTTtttaatacatgaaaaatacatgccttaaagttttgtttaaaaatagagtAACAGCAGTGAAACTTTGGTCTCCAAAGCCAGAGGTACACAGACCTCAGTAAATGGCCATCTCAAACAACTAAAATGCATAGTTTTGTTGGCCGATGCAAACAACTGATGTCCTTCCAGAAGAAGGAGGCCTTTGGGCTTTAATCCATGAACATGAGGTGGTGTCTTGATGGCATATTTTATCTTACAGAACTCGAATGTTTACCCAACGTACCCGGGTACCTTATGACCACAAGAATGCCGAGTGCTGGATCTGCCGGGAACTTCAGGCTCACTTGGAAATGTGGATTGACTTGATGTTCTGTTCAAATCCAAATTAGAGTTTCAGCCTTCAGTAATCTTGTCAAAGatttgcaaaaaatatttacaagctGTTTACCACGCAATTCTGTCAGGGGACATCAGAGGACTGTAtatcaggaaaatatttcagatttggaaaattacttcttttgtCCACTAGAGGTAGTGGCCAGCATTTGGAATTGTGGTTTCTGCTCTCTTGTCCCACTCCCTTCTGAAAAGTTGTCATAAGAACAGGCTGTTCCTGTTTGAGTTCAATTTTGACCTGGTATCTCTGTAATCAGCCGTCTGTGGCAGCTCCTTGTTGATGGATTGAGTTGGGGTTTGTTGTCATTTCTCTGTAGTTTGGCTGacatgctttttctttcacagaggagaagaaaaaactgGTTCGAGAATTTGATGAGAAACAGCGTGAAGCCAATGAGACAGTAAGTGCAAGGCTGGGCTTCTGGCCTTCCTGACAGCTGAAATATTGCTGCTTTGGAAAGGACAGGACTTCCAAATGTTACTTCTTTATGGATCCTATTCTGATAAGcagatgtttcattttttaatgtctgATTAATTGCTCTGATAGGTGT contains the following coding sequences:
- the LOC139673112 gene encoding retinol dehydrogenase 12-like, which gives rise to MLYCWEAALGAAVSVPVLLFVAAPYIRRYVAGGRCKSTAKLEGKVVIITGANTGIGKETARDLARRGARVIIACRDTAKAEAAAGEIRAETGNQQVIVKKLDLADTKSIREFAEEFLGEEKELHILINNAGVMLCPYSKTADGFEMHLGVNHLGHFLLTFLLLERLKQSAPARIVNVSSLAHHGGRIRFHDLHGEKSYNRGLAYCHSKLANVLFTRELARRLQGTKVTANALHPGSVHSELVRHSFVMTWLWKIFSFFLKTPWEGAQTSIYCAVAEELDSVTGQYFSDCQPAYVSPRGRDDETARKLWSVSCELLGIQWD